A stretch of DNA from Thiomicrospira sp. XS5:
CTCCGGTGCGTTCATCGACTCATTAAAGGTGGTCATTTCCAGCTTACGCGCCTGAATCAGGTTCCCGTCTTTACCGGTCAAACCGACGGCGTTCCCTTTGTGTTGGTGAATGAGGTTTACAATTTCTTTGTTCACCATTCCGCCCAAGACCATTTCCACAATGTCCATGGTTTCGGAGTCCGTCACCCGCATGCCCTGAATGAATTCCGATTCTTTACCGACTCTTTCCAACAGGTTCCCGATTTGCGGACCACCACCATGCACCACTACCGGGTTCATGCCCACCAGTTTCATCAACACGATGTCTCGCGCAAAACCGTTCTTCAAGGATTCTTCGGTCATCGCATTGCCGCCGTATTTCACCACAATGGTTTTACCGGCGAATCGTTGAATATAAGGCAAGGCTTCCGCGAGAACGGACGCGATGTTCTGGGCTTGAGCTTTATTTAAATTCATGGTGTTCTGAACTCTCATGACGAACTCTTAACAAAAGGGATTAAAGCGCCTATTCTACCATTTTTAATGGTTGATTAACGTCTTAAGATACCGCCTTTTGCTTGAGTCCTAGCCTGAGCATCGCTACAATGCAAGGCATTCCAACCAACCCAGGAAACCGTCTATGCGATTCATCACCCTTCTACTGGCATCCCTTTTACTTGTGACCGGCTGTGAAAACTTATCCACGAAACCATCGGCTACCCAGAACGACACCTTAATTAACCTCAAGGGTAAAAGTAATGCGGAAGCGGCCAAAACGCTCTCCAACGCGTTACAAGACAGCGGCTATACAGTTCGTGACGTGCCTCAAGGTCGGTTTATCGTCGTGTATAACCAGCACAACTACATTTTAGAACCGAAATTAATGAAAAACGGCCTGAGCCGCATCGTGGTCAGTCGTTTGTTTGAAATCAAAGAAGAATATCAGCATTCGCCCAAAATTTTCGTGCTCGTCACGTCATTGAATCGCAACCTGAACTTTGCCAAATTTTCGATTCTGCCCGAAAACCGAGCCGGTCACGTTCAAACCGCCATCACCTTCATTCACGAAACCGTTTCACTGGACGAAATCAAACAGTTTATCGCCTGGTTTGACGACAGTCTGGCGGAAGTCAAACAGATGGTCCCGGCCGAAGCCTTAGACATGGTTAAACACCCCGCCAAACAATAAACGACGAAAGACAACATGCTCAGGCCGTTAATCCGAATAGCGGCTTTCGATTTTTTCCAGTAAGGCTTTACGCTCGGCAATGGCCTGACGAATATATTCGAGCAACTGTTCAAAAAAGGTTTTAGCGTCTTCCACCTCTTTCGGTCCGCGTTCCGCAAACACCGATTGATCGGTCTGGTTCAGACGCGCCTGCCAGTTACTTTGTACCTGCTGCATTTGGTTCATCGCTTCGGCAAAAGCCTCAAATTGCTTCGTCTGACCTTCCGACAATAGAGACAGACTGTCGGCATCCAAATCTTCTTCTGCCACACGGTCCGTTAAATCAATGGACTGCGCACTGCGCACATTCCCGTCTTCCATCAACACCACCCCAGCGGCTTTTACTTGCCCCAACAGTTCCCCCTCCGAGCTACGCAAATCACCACTCTGTTCAACATTGCCTAAATAAATGGCACCGACACCTTTCGATGCCAAGCTGACCATCCGGGCGTCATTTGACTGATCGGTCCATAATTGCAATTTTTGGAAAATCGGGTCGGCTTCATCAATCCAGCCATTGCCGTCGGCATCGTATTTCGACAAGTCGGTGAAACCGTTGCCACTCTCGGTACCAAATAGCTCGGAGCCGTCATTCACACGCCCATCCCCATTCAAATCCAGTACCAAATAACCACTGCCGCTTCCAAGCTGGGCAAGTGACTGATCGTCACCATCACCGTTCAAATCGAATTCAAAGTACTGATCGCTCAACGCCACCGAATCGGTACCAAAGTTAATCACCAACGGATCGGTCATGGCCTGAACACTCATTGAGGTCTTGGTTTCCGCCGCAATGTGCGTCATGGAAGCATGCGACGTAAACAAATTGAAATTAATACTGCGTCCATCGGCCAGGGTGACCTGACCATCCGCCGCCATGGCCGAATAAGACTGCGTTTGAATCGTCAATTGATGTGCAAACTCAAAAGCCA
This window harbors:
- the argB gene encoding acetylglutamate kinase, with product MRVQNTMNLNKAQAQNIASVLAEALPYIQRFAGKTIVVKYGGNAMTEESLKNGFARDIVLMKLVGMNPVVVHGGGPQIGNLLERVGKESEFIQGMRVTDSETMDIVEMVLGGMVNKEIVNLIHQHKGNAVGLTGKDGNLIQARKLEMTTFNESMNAPELIDLGHVGEVVRINTKVLDMLIQDDFIPVIAPVGVDYDGHSYNINADLVAGKVAEALQAEKLMLLTNTPGLLDKQGDLLTGLNSSTVDALIQDGTIYGGMLPKIQCAVDAVQSGVKSAHIIDGRVEHAVMLEVFTDEGVGTLITSR
- a CDS encoding YbjN domain-containing protein produces the protein MRFITLLLASLLLVTGCENLSTKPSATQNDTLINLKGKSNAEAAKTLSNALQDSGYTVRDVPQGRFIVVYNQHNYILEPKLMKNGLSRIVVSRLFEIKEEYQHSPKIFVLVTSLNRNLNFAKFSILPENRAGHVQTAITFIHETVSLDEIKQFIAWFDDSLAEVKQMVPAEALDMVKHPAKQ